The Mesorhizobium koreense genome includes a window with the following:
- a CDS encoding amidohydrolase family protein codes for MSAHSGFILANATLITMDGGRRVIDDGAVAVIGDSIAAVGKTADVLRQFPELQVHDYSRHIISPGLIDTHVHLSQAFFRGVGERNERSDNFHEWLYGLTLPMEGAMTPEDGAASASLCILEMLKSGTTSFIECMTSENHGFDGIAETCVNSGIRAALGKVVMDVPAAYRDKVGWPMSAWFDPDRTISDTLAAYKKWNGAANGRIQVWFGCRTADETANPDLYRNVAKIAKERGMRLTIHHSELESDNAYARRLGYRSHMEFGYDLGIVGPNAVLAHCTAADEEDIKILAKAGASVSTNAANNAVSAWGPTPVVNMLAEGVNVALGCDGTAGDANMDLLRDLRVVCHIARTHAKTRNCLRAETVLEMATIHGARALGIADQVGSLEVGKKADLITIDTDVPHLTPIWSPVATMVFAAQGADVDTVVIDGKIVVRNHEILTMDEEAIVADARLRMPEIARRAGVPAARPRWPVL; via the coding sequence GTGTCGGCGCATTCCGGCTTCATACTCGCCAACGCTACCTTGATCACGATGGACGGCGGGCGCCGGGTGATCGATGACGGAGCCGTTGCCGTCATCGGGGATTCGATCGCGGCGGTCGGCAAGACAGCCGATGTCCTTAGACAGTTTCCCGAGCTTCAGGTCCATGATTACAGCAGGCATATCATCTCACCCGGCCTGATCGACACGCATGTCCATTTGAGCCAGGCCTTCTTCCGCGGCGTAGGCGAACGCAACGAACGCTCCGACAATTTCCACGAATGGCTTTACGGCCTGACGCTTCCCATGGAAGGGGCGATGACGCCGGAAGACGGCGCGGCGTCCGCATCTTTATGCATCCTGGAGATGCTGAAATCCGGGACGACGAGCTTCATCGAATGCATGACTTCGGAGAATCATGGATTCGACGGAATAGCCGAGACATGCGTGAACTCGGGCATCCGCGCGGCGCTCGGCAAGGTTGTCATGGATGTACCGGCCGCCTACCGGGACAAGGTCGGTTGGCCTATGTCGGCCTGGTTCGACCCCGACAGGACGATTTCCGATACCCTTGCTGCGTATAAGAAATGGAATGGCGCCGCAAATGGAAGGATCCAGGTCTGGTTCGGATGCAGGACCGCGGATGAAACGGCCAATCCCGATCTCTACAGGAATGTCGCGAAGATCGCCAAAGAGCGCGGCATGCGCCTCACGATCCATCATTCGGAACTGGAGAGCGACAATGCCTACGCGCGTCGCCTCGGCTATCGCAGCCACATGGAATTCGGCTACGATCTAGGGATTGTCGGACCGAACGCCGTCCTTGCCCATTGCACGGCGGCGGACGAGGAGGACATCAAGATCCTGGCCAAGGCCGGCGCATCGGTATCGACCAATGCGGCGAACAATGCTGTATCCGCGTGGGGGCCGACCCCGGTGGTCAACATGCTTGCCGAGGGCGTCAACGTGGCGCTCGGCTGTGACGGAACGGCCGGCGATGCCAACATGGATCTCCTGCGCGATCTGCGCGTGGTCTGTCATATCGCCCGCACCCATGCCAAGACCCGTAATTGCCTGCGCGCGGAAACGGTGCTCGAAATGGCGACCATTCATGGAGCGCGCGCGCTCGGTATCGCCGACCAGGTAGGTTCGCTGGAAGTGGGGAAAAAGGCGGATCTCATAACCATCGATACCGACGTACCACATCTTACCCCCATCTGGAGCCCGGTTGCCACGATGGTGTTCGCCGCGCAGGGAGCGGATGTCGATACGGTAGTGATCGACGGCAAGATCGTAGTGCGCAATCATGAGATCCTTACAATGGACGAAGAAGCGATCGTAGCGGATGCCCGCCTGCGAATGCCGGAAATTGCCAGACGCGCGGGGGTACCGGCGGCGCGGCCACGCTGGCCCGTCTTGTGA
- a CDS encoding RidA family protein translates to MKGTSMGKQIVYSPKVLTSPNPHSQATLAGNHFYTATVALDVNGKVVGVGDIEAQTTQALTNLTHLLEAAGGTIDDVVRVMIYLSDMRYFQGMNNAYKKFFFGNSLPSRATVTGSFGMPELLVEFDVIAYIDNPKVN, encoded by the coding sequence ATGAAAGGAACAAGTATGGGCAAGCAGATCGTTTATTCGCCCAAAGTCCTGACTTCACCGAACCCGCATTCGCAGGCAACGCTGGCGGGCAATCATTTCTACACCGCTACGGTCGCGCTTGACGTGAACGGCAAGGTCGTCGGGGTAGGCGACATCGAGGCCCAGACCACCCAGGCGCTCACAAATCTGACCCATCTCTTGGAGGCGGCCGGCGGCACGATCGACGATGTCGTCCGCGTCATGATCTACCTATCCGACATGCGCTACTTCCAGGGCATGAACAACGCCTACAAGAAGTTCTTCTTCGGCAATTCGCTTCCTTCGCGCGCAACGGTCACCGGAAGTTTCGGCATGCCCGAGCTGCTGGTCGAGTTCGACGTCATCGCCTACATCGACAATCCAAAAGTGAATTGA
- a CDS encoding ABC transporter permease — MSKAVAVPANGTPPADISKPKSFARQLGETIIPPMILGCLLLIVWYMISYLILNSTNRFLLSPPHEVWRLGFADWGNFSEILLSLWSSARVAAIGLSIAICIAMLLATIMSQSKLIEIAVFPYMVALQAIPLLAIVPLISFWFGFGQTSRVVICVLISLFPMLVNTLFGLHSASRGAHDLFTLHKASRLTRLRKLMLPAALPAIFAGLRISAGLSVIGAIVGDFFFGRGDVGIGQRLREYANELEGEQLLAAVIMSCCLGIAVFLFFTWLSKASIGHWYETRSAGDD; from the coding sequence ATGAGCAAGGCAGTAGCCGTTCCCGCCAATGGCACCCCGCCGGCGGACATTTCGAAGCCCAAGTCATTCGCGCGCCAGCTTGGCGAGACGATCATTCCGCCGATGATCCTGGGCTGCCTCCTCCTGATCGTCTGGTACATGATCAGCTATCTCATCCTCAACAGCACCAACCGCTTTCTGTTGAGTCCTCCGCACGAGGTCTGGCGTCTGGGTTTCGCCGACTGGGGCAATTTCTCCGAAATCCTGCTGTCGCTGTGGTCGAGCGCGCGCGTCGCGGCAATCGGCCTTTCGATCGCGATCTGCATCGCGATGCTGCTGGCCACCATCATGAGCCAGAGCAAGCTGATCGAAATCGCCGTCTTTCCCTACATGGTGGCGCTTCAGGCAATACCTTTGCTCGCCATCGTGCCGCTTATTTCCTTCTGGTTCGGTTTCGGACAGACATCACGTGTCGTCATCTGCGTTCTGATCTCGCTGTTTCCGATGCTGGTGAACACGCTATTCGGACTGCACAGCGCATCGCGGGGCGCCCATGATCTGTTTACCTTGCACAAGGCCAGCAGGTTGACGCGGCTCCGCAAGCTCATGCTGCCCGCCGCATTGCCGGCCATCTTTGCCGGTCTGCGCATTTCGGCCGGCCTGTCGGTTATCGGAGCCATCGTCGGTGACTTCTTTTTCGGCCGTGGCGACGTGGGCATCGGTCAGCGCCTGCGCGAATACGCCAACGAACTCGAAGGGGAGCAGCTTCTGGCGGCTGTCATCATGTCATGCTGCCTGGGTATCGCCGTGTTCCTTTTCTTCACATGGCTTTCGAAGGCTTCGATCGGCCACTGGTACGAAACGCGGTCGGCGGGCGACGATTGA
- a CDS encoding NAD(P)-dependent oxidoreductase — MPRLKVLLSTFREAVHQKKALDVAPAGLDIEICSRPTRDELARRLPHFDVLITERQGEVDAAAIAGAGQLRLIQRLGRMTHDIDLEAAKRAGIPVCNWPLQSCAMVAEHTMMQLLTLAKRFRECEDILRQGAEYEAPPRKCDGNYFLINWTGRRNIRPVIGSTVGIVGFGEVGAELAMRLKPFGCRILYNKRTRLPAAVEEQFGISYADSDSIRAESDFLCLLLPHIAGEEPPIGRDFIGGMKDGACLISAGSSSTLNEAAVAEAFRDGKLSGVATDGWAWEPLLPGNPLLELAEQPDANIAFTPHTAGGSLTPADISANRRREWQNVERLMRDEPLINRVV; from the coding sequence ATGCCAAGACTGAAAGTATTGCTGTCGACTTTCCGGGAAGCCGTCCATCAGAAGAAGGCGTTGGATGTGGCTCCCGCCGGCCTCGATATTGAAATCTGCTCGCGGCCGACGCGGGACGAACTGGCAAGGCGCCTGCCTCATTTCGACGTCTTGATCACGGAGAGGCAGGGGGAGGTGGATGCCGCGGCAATTGCCGGCGCCGGCCAATTGCGGCTTATTCAGCGTCTGGGCCGTATGACGCACGACATCGACTTGGAAGCTGCGAAGCGCGCAGGCATACCGGTGTGCAACTGGCCGCTGCAGAGCTGCGCAATGGTCGCCGAGCATACGATGATGCAACTCCTGACCTTGGCCAAACGCTTCCGGGAATGTGAAGATATCTTGCGCCAGGGGGCCGAATACGAAGCGCCGCCCCGCAAGTGCGATGGGAACTATTTCCTGATCAACTGGACGGGGCGACGGAATATTCGCCCGGTCATCGGCTCCACCGTCGGGATCGTCGGGTTCGGCGAAGTCGGCGCCGAGCTCGCGATGCGCCTGAAACCATTCGGCTGCCGGATCCTCTACAACAAGAGGACGCGTCTTCCAGCCGCGGTCGAGGAACAGTTCGGCATCAGCTATGCGGACAGCGATTCGATCCGGGCGGAAAGCGATTTCCTCTGCCTGCTGCTTCCACATATTGCCGGAGAGGAGCCGCCGATAGGGCGTGATTTCATCGGGGGCATGAAGGATGGAGCCTGCCTGATCTCCGCCGGCTCGAGTTCCACCTTGAACGAAGCGGCGGTCGCGGAAGCTTTCCGCGATGGAAAGCTCTCGGGCGTTGCGACCGATGGCTGGGCCTGGGAGCCGCTTTTGCCGGGCAATCCATTGCTGGAACTGGCCGAGCAGCCGGATGCGAATATTGCCTTCACGCCTCATACGGCCGGCGGCTCGCTTACCCCGGCCGACATTAGTGCCAACAGGCGACGGGAATGGCAGAACGTCGAAAGGTTGATGAGGGACGAACCGTTGATAAACAGGGTCGTCTGA
- a CDS encoding polysaccharide deacetylase family protein: protein MIQQSKDRGGAGDPRVAGPERDFVGYGETPPHPRWPGDARIAINFAVNIEEGSEYSPLDGDPKTDMALTEGEGMDTGIAGRDLAAESMYEYGSRVGIWRIMRLFEERALPFTAFACAVALERHGILAKRLRESTVDICCHGYRWEKHWLLSPEEERRHIRRAIESLERTVGRAPEGWCCRYGPSVHTRELLADEPAITYDSDAYNDELPYWAAVRGKPHLIVPYSLVTNDCKLVPRGIQTADEFFSLLADAFDQLYEEGESAPKLLNIGLHPRMVGHPGRARGLARFLDHIGKHERVWVARRSDIADHWRRQFPPERAG from the coding sequence ATGATACAGCAATCGAAAGACCGGGGTGGAGCGGGGGATCCGCGGGTTGCAGGGCCGGAACGCGACTTCGTAGGCTATGGGGAGACGCCCCCCCATCCCCGGTGGCCGGGCGACGCACGGATCGCGATCAATTTTGCCGTCAATATCGAGGAAGGTTCGGAATATTCGCCCCTCGACGGCGATCCAAAAACCGACATGGCGCTTACCGAAGGCGAGGGCATGGACACCGGCATCGCCGGGCGGGACCTCGCCGCCGAGTCCATGTATGAATACGGAAGCCGCGTGGGCATCTGGCGGATCATGCGCCTGTTCGAGGAGCGTGCCCTTCCCTTCACGGCTTTCGCCTGCGCCGTAGCGCTCGAACGGCATGGAATTTTAGCGAAGAGGCTCCGCGAGAGCACCGTCGATATCTGCTGTCATGGATACCGATGGGAAAAACACTGGCTGCTAAGCCCCGAAGAGGAGCGGCGCCATATCCGTCGGGCCATAGAAAGTCTGGAGAGGACGGTCGGGCGCGCGCCGGAAGGGTGGTGCTGCCGCTATGGTCCCAGCGTCCATACGCGCGAATTGCTCGCGGACGAGCCGGCGATCACCTACGATTCCGACGCCTATAACGACGAGCTGCCTTATTGGGCGGCGGTCAGGGGCAAGCCGCATCTCATCGTTCCCTATTCCCTGGTGACGAATGACTGCAAGCTGGTGCCGCGCGGCATCCAGACGGCAGACGAGTTCTTTTCGTTGCTGGCCGACGCCTTCGACCAGCTCTACGAGGAAGGCGAAAGCGCACCGAAGCTGCTCAATATCGGGCTTCATCCGCGCATGGTGGGACACCCGGGCCGCGCCCGAGGCCTGGCGCGCTTTCTCGATCATATCGGCAAACACGAGCGGGTCTGGGTGGCAAGGCGCTCCGACATAGCCGACCATTGGCGACGCCAGTTTCCGCCTGAGAGGGCTGGTTAG
- a CDS encoding leucyl aminopeptidase family protein, with product MALSAVADGDGDRPVLFVALPENDDPQALRTRAAEAVALLTARGMTACTIVLPDITKPKVQAIAEGVFSANYRFESSGHARDPRGKLDDLDFMAADEKGIVADGLHAGWLTSLAVLSARRLATEPANELTPPAFVERCRDLAGQAGFRLTVMGRKELEAAGMGGLLTVAAGSRYEPFLVRMDWRPPEAPEDMRPLVLVGKTVTFDSGGISLKKAEDMDHMKADMGGGAAVFGAMVLAGKLRPSFPVTAIFAVVENMPGPGAMRPSDVIRMASGATVEIINTDAEGRLILADALYTAARLAPAAVIDLATLTGASLGIFGPIGTATFANDDVWFERLARADRLAGEKIWRLPLWPEYRKFLESPVADLRNFSTTGQNGSTPVAAAFLSHFVGAHPWLHLDIYNTCWNRHDTPLMPQGPTGSGSRVLAQLLLDLEGDLKSQDHNPGWPI from the coding sequence ATGGCGCTGTCGGCCGTGGCGGACGGTGACGGCGACCGGCCGGTGCTTTTCGTGGCGCTTCCGGAAAACGACGATCCGCAGGCGCTGCGTACAAGAGCGGCCGAGGCCGTCGCCCTGCTGACCGCCCGGGGCATGACGGCCTGCACGATCGTCTTGCCCGACATTACGAAGCCTAAGGTGCAGGCTATCGCCGAAGGGGTGTTCTCGGCCAATTACCGGTTCGAATCGTCGGGACACGCCCGTGATCCGCGCGGAAAGCTCGACGATCTGGACTTCATGGCGGCCGACGAAAAAGGGATCGTCGCCGACGGACTGCATGCCGGTTGGCTGACCAGCCTGGCCGTTCTCTCGGCGCGTCGCCTCGCGACGGAGCCGGCTAATGAACTCACCCCGCCGGCTTTCGTGGAGCGCTGCCGCGATCTCGCCGGGCAGGCCGGGTTCCGACTAACCGTAATGGGGCGCAAGGAACTCGAAGCTGCCGGAATGGGAGGGTTGCTCACGGTCGCGGCCGGCAGCCGTTACGAACCGTTCCTGGTGCGGATGGACTGGCGGCCGCCCGAAGCGCCCGAGGACATGCGTCCGTTGGTGCTGGTCGGCAAGACGGTGACTTTCGACAGCGGCGGCATTTCGCTGAAGAAAGCCGAAGACATGGACCATATGAAAGCCGACATGGGCGGCGGGGCGGCGGTTTTCGGCGCCATGGTCCTGGCCGGCAAGCTCAGGCCGAGCTTCCCCGTCACCGCCATCTTCGCCGTCGTGGAGAACATGCCCGGTCCGGGCGCTATGCGGCCGAGCGATGTGATCCGGATGGCCAGCGGCGCGACGGTCGAGATCATCAACACCGACGCCGAAGGTCGCCTGATCCTGGCGGACGCGCTCTACACTGCCGCCCGACTGGCCCCCGCGGCGGTCATCGATCTCGCGACATTGACGGGTGCGTCCCTCGGCATTTTCGGCCCGATCGGAACCGCTACCTTCGCCAACGACGATGTTTGGTTCGAGCGATTGGCGCGCGCCGACAGGCTTGCCGGAGAAAAGATCTGGCGCCTGCCGCTGTGGCCGGAATACCGGAAATTCCTTGAAAGCCCGGTCGCCGATCTGCGCAATTTTTCCACGACCGGACAGAACGGCAGCACGCCGGTCGCAGCGGCGTTCCTGTCCCATTTCGTGGGTGCGCATCCCTGGCTGCACCTCGACATCTACAATACCTGCTGGAACCGTCACGACACGCCGCTGATGCCGCAAGGGCCGACAGGCAGCGGTTCGCGGGTGCTGGCGCAACTGCTCCTCGATCTCGAGGGCGATTTGAAATCCCAAGACCACAATCCAGGATGGCCGATATGA
- a CDS encoding amidase produces the protein MELWQLGIAETTAGYRGGKFTPEDVLDETLERLAKVNPILNAVVTEDEQEARQLARQSTLRWKTGTPRSALDGVFITVKDNIPVRGLRCTWGSRTYADYVPERDEWPIARLRDAGVGILGKTNVPEFTLQGYTDNLVFGATGNPWNPDLTPGGSSGGAVAAVASGIGVAAMATDGGGSIRRPSAHTGLYGLKPSPGLVSRIDGLPPLLGDFETMGVIARSPGDLRAILFTAAHRHPADRPAFAFSDEERRTVPAAKGRQRILYVPRFGDFPVDPEIGDSVDGAARLLERMGHSIEMGEVPFDVDRLNAIWNLIGPAGLAWLVDSHSLDTSLMSPSLLPMVETGRKASATAYLQLLADVQSLRNELVLLFEHHDFILTPSVAALPWPKSQSHPETIDGVAAGPRGHAVFTPFVNAGGLPAINLPTAPSAAGLPIGCQLVGPFRSDLLLVSLAEAYAEEFGPYAWPDL, from the coding sequence ATGGAGCTTTGGCAGCTCGGCATCGCGGAAACCACGGCGGGTTATCGGGGCGGCAAGTTCACGCCTGAAGACGTTCTGGACGAGACCCTGGAGCGGCTCGCCAAGGTCAATCCGATCCTTAATGCCGTGGTCACCGAAGACGAGCAGGAGGCGCGCCAGCTCGCCCGCCAAAGCACGCTGAGATGGAAGACCGGAACCCCGCGCAGCGCGCTTGACGGGGTCTTCATAACCGTCAAGGACAACATCCCGGTTCGGGGCCTTCGCTGCACCTGGGGCAGCCGCACCTATGCGGATTATGTGCCCGAGCGCGACGAGTGGCCGATCGCGCGCCTGCGCGACGCCGGCGTCGGCATATTGGGCAAGACCAACGTACCGGAATTCACCTTGCAGGGGTACACCGACAACCTCGTCTTCGGGGCCACCGGCAATCCCTGGAACCCGGACCTCACGCCTGGCGGATCGAGCGGCGGTGCCGTCGCGGCGGTGGCGAGCGGCATCGGCGTGGCGGCCATGGCAACCGATGGAGGCGGCTCCATCCGCCGACCGTCCGCCCACACCGGCCTCTACGGGCTGAAGCCAAGCCCCGGCCTCGTGAGCCGGATCGACGGACTGCCTCCGCTGCTCGGCGATTTCGAGACCATGGGTGTCATCGCCCGCTCGCCGGGCGATCTGCGGGCGATCCTGTTCACAGCCGCGCATCGCCATCCGGCGGACCGTCCCGCCTTCGCGTTTTCCGACGAGGAACGCCGTACTGTCCCGGCAGCGAAGGGGCGCCAGCGTATCCTCTATGTGCCTCGCTTCGGTGATTTTCCCGTGGATCCGGAGATTGGCGACAGTGTCGACGGCGCGGCGCGTCTGTTGGAGCGGATGGGCCACAGCATCGAAATGGGCGAGGTACCATTCGATGTCGACCGGCTGAATGCGATATGGAATCTGATCGGTCCCGCAGGACTTGCCTGGTTGGTCGATAGCCACTCGCTCGACACCAGCCTCATGTCGCCTTCCCTGTTGCCAATGGTCGAAACCGGACGCAAGGCCAGCGCGACCGCTTACCTGCAACTCCTTGCGGACGTCCAGTCGTTGCGAAACGAGCTTGTGCTGCTGTTCGAGCACCACGACTTCATCCTGACCCCGTCGGTCGCCGCCCTTCCGTGGCCGAAATCGCAAAGCCACCCCGAGACCATCGACGGCGTCGCGGCCGGCCCGCGGGGACATGCCGTATTCACGCCTTTCGTCAATGCCGGCGGCCTGCCGGCGATAAACCTTCCTACCGCGCCATCCGCTGCCGGCCTGCCGATCGGCTGCCAACTCGTCGGCCCCTTCCGCTCCGACCTCCTGCTCGTTTCGCTGGCCGAGGCGTATGCGGAGGAATTCGGCCCCTACGCATGGCCGGACCTGTAG
- a CDS encoding LysR family transcriptional regulator, giving the protein MANVTLKQLRTFVAVADCGRFRLAAEAVNLTQSAVSILIKELEGQLGTNLFDRHTRFVGLTDAGRRLLPLALDILERVDSAVESMVDITALKTGRVTIASATVLAATYLPSRIASFMRIHPEIRVDLRDVSEDEIRTLLLNGEADIGVGTSRFREQEINEHELFADHLALFCPADDPLAQRKAVDWADFDNRSFITLTSENPLQRRIDQLLEVNGVATRRQFSVRFSATLLALVNEGLGIGILPAGSKGLSPMVNIVMRPITDQVASRNVVALTLRERTLSPAAQSFFLHITS; this is encoded by the coding sequence GTGGCCAACGTCACCCTGAAACAACTGAGAACGTTCGTCGCCGTCGCGGACTGCGGTCGGTTCCGTTTGGCTGCGGAGGCGGTCAATCTCACGCAATCCGCCGTAAGCATTCTCATCAAGGAGTTGGAGGGGCAGCTCGGAACGAACCTGTTTGACCGGCATACGCGCTTCGTAGGGTTGACCGACGCCGGCCGGCGACTATTGCCGCTCGCGCTCGACATTCTCGAACGTGTCGACAGCGCAGTTGAATCGATGGTCGACATAACCGCGCTCAAGACGGGGCGCGTGACCATCGCCTCAGCCACCGTTCTCGCGGCAACATACCTTCCAAGCCGTATCGCGAGCTTCATGCGGATACATCCCGAAATCCGCGTTGACTTGCGGGACGTATCCGAAGACGAGATCCGCACGCTCCTGCTGAACGGCGAGGCCGACATCGGCGTCGGCACCAGCCGGTTTCGGGAGCAGGAAATCAATGAACACGAGCTCTTCGCCGATCACCTGGCGCTTTTCTGTCCGGCGGACGATCCGTTGGCGCAGAGAAAGGCGGTGGACTGGGCGGACTTCGACAATCGTTCCTTCATCACGCTTACTTCTGAAAATCCTCTCCAGCGGCGCATCGACCAATTGCTGGAAGTAAATGGCGTCGCCACCCGACGCCAATTCAGCGTCCGTTTCTCCGCAACGTTGCTTGCGCTGGTCAACGAAGGGCTCGGGATCGGGATCCTGCCTGCGGGATCAAAGGGCCTGTCGCCCATGGTCAACATCGTTATGCGGCCCATAACCGACCAGGTGGCTTCCAGGAACGTCGTGGCCCTCACATTGCGCGAGCGCACGTTGAGCCCTGCCGCACAAAGCTTCTTCCTGCATATTACAAGCTAG
- a CDS encoding urate hydroxylase PuuD: MESYIAEWLNLALRWLHVITAITWVGSSFYFNRIDRSFRPPVPPVDRVSGQLWSIHGGSIYNYSRYPLGPGYVPERLKWSKWESLSTWVSGAGLLAVVYWWGASINLVAGGADSLGPAAAILASIASIIGGWVAYDVLCRVIASDKVLSLVIAVLISAAIWGFTHLFSGKAAYLHAGIVMATIMAGNVWFVILPGQKKMLEAMRDGTIDKFDVGADAKRRNYHNNYLTLPVVFAMIAGHFPMTYGHPYAWQGFILISGAGVAIRHFFNTMHAGNAQPRWIAAGIALGVAAMVLLAPPNLLDRQGSISGSGNVDVSRVAAVLQTRCAVCHAQKPTMEGFTEAPKGLVLDSIEKAAPNAQKIQQMAVVTNVMPPADLTGMTEDERKLLAQWIAAGAPVK, from the coding sequence ATGGAATCATATATTGCCGAATGGCTGAACCTCGCTTTGAGATGGTTGCATGTGATAACCGCCATCACCTGGGTCGGCTCGTCATTCTATTTCAACCGTATCGACCGCTCGTTCCGACCACCCGTGCCGCCCGTCGATAGGGTAAGCGGCCAACTCTGGTCGATCCACGGCGGCTCCATATACAATTACAGCCGCTACCCGCTTGGACCGGGTTATGTGCCCGAAAGGCTCAAATGGTCCAAATGGGAATCGCTGAGCACCTGGGTTTCGGGCGCTGGCCTGCTGGCGGTTGTCTACTGGTGGGGCGCTAGCATAAACCTCGTGGCCGGAGGGGCCGACAGCCTTGGTCCCGCTGCAGCCATCCTCGCATCCATCGCGTCAATCATCGGCGGGTGGGTGGCTTACGACGTGCTGTGCCGCGTGATCGCGAGCGACAAGGTGCTGTCTCTCGTCATCGCCGTTCTGATTTCGGCAGCCATCTGGGGCTTCACGCATCTGTTCAGCGGGAAGGCAGCCTATCTTCATGCCGGTATCGTCATGGCAACGATCATGGCCGGCAATGTCTGGTTCGTCATTCTCCCCGGCCAGAAGAAGATGCTGGAGGCCATGCGGGACGGAACGATCGATAAATTTGACGTTGGCGCGGATGCGAAGCGACGGAACTATCACAACAACTACCTGACCTTGCCGGTCGTTTTTGCAATGATCGCAGGGCATTTCCCGATGACCTACGGCCACCCATACGCTTGGCAGGGCTTCATATTGATAAGTGGTGCGGGCGTCGCGATCCGTCACTTCTTCAATACGATGCATGCCGGCAATGCGCAGCCGCGTTGGATAGCGGCCGGCATCGCGCTCGGCGTGGCAGCAATGGTCCTGTTGGCGCCCCCCAACCTTCTCGACAGGCAAGGGTCGATTTCTGGGTCCGGCAACGTCGATGTCTCCAGAGTGGCTGCGGTGCTTCAGACGCGCTGCGCGGTTTGCCATGCGCAGAAGCCGACCATGGAAGGTTTCACCGAAGCCCCCAAAGGCCTCGTCCTCGACTCGATCGAAAAGGCTGCGCCAAACGCTCAAAAGATCCAGCAGATGGCTGTCGTGACGAACGTCATGCCGCCCGCCGACTTGACCGGAATGACCGAAGACGAGCGCAAGCTGCTCGCCCAATGGATCGCAGCCGGAGCACCCGTCAAATGA
- a CDS encoding ABC transporter ATP-binding protein codes for MASAHPALIFDRIGMTYPNGTQAISDVTFQVRPGEFVSIVGPSGCGKSTLLKIASGLIKHTSGSVTVEEDKIGYVFQDATLLDWRTVAQNVELPAELHGIPRNERTKLAQAAIDLVGLSGFEKHYPKSLSGGMKMRASLARTLTLKPSLFLFDEPFGAVDEITREHLNEETQRLFGQERFAGLFITHSIGEAVFMSTRVHVMSARPGRIVASFDVPFEYPRNPPLRFDPAFTELSAEISSALRSAY; via the coding sequence ATGGCTTCGGCACATCCAGCCCTGATCTTCGATCGTATCGGAATGACGTATCCGAACGGTACGCAGGCGATTTCCGACGTCACCTTCCAGGTTCGGCCTGGCGAATTCGTCAGCATCGTCGGCCCCTCGGGGTGCGGCAAGTCCACGCTGCTCAAGATCGCGTCCGGCCTGATCAAGCATACTTCCGGCTCTGTTACCGTGGAAGAGGACAAGATTGGCTACGTCTTTCAAGACGCCACGCTATTGGACTGGCGGACCGTTGCGCAGAACGTCGAGCTCCCGGCGGAGCTTCACGGCATTCCACGCAACGAGCGGACGAAACTTGCACAGGCCGCGATCGATCTCGTGGGTCTGTCGGGCTTCGAAAAGCACTATCCGAAGTCCCTCTCCGGGGGGATGAAGATGCGCGCGTCGCTCGCAAGAACGCTGACGTTGAAGCCTTCCCTGTTTCTTTTCGATGAGCCGTTCGGCGCCGTCGACGAGATCACCCGCGAGCATCTCAACGAGGAGACACAGCGGCTTTTCGGCCAGGAACGCTTTGCCGGACTATTCATCACGCACTCGATCGGCGAAGCGGTGTTCATGAGCACGCGCGTTCACGTCATGTCGGCAAGGCCGGGGCGCATCGTCGCAAGCTTCGATGTTCCCTTCGAATATCCTCGAAACCCGCCACTCCGTTTCGACCCTGCATTCACGGAGCTCTCCGCCGAGATTTCCAGCGCGTTGAGGAGTGCCTACTAA